One Thalassospira marina DNA window includes the following coding sequences:
- a CDS encoding DMT family transporter yields MQAVNGHNLAAVVAQNNDFVTKATAMQNSACFNGASGCQNINAQRTAGDCSTAHSEDSREFVAKSSASHAPVSASKSMIWPVLGLLLAASLMGLGPIFVRLSGISAEASAFWRAMLAAPVFLVASQGLALAGYAGRKTARNDAAHTKTATDARTTTTRKTGLLILAGVLFAADLMFAHLAIGMTTVANAILLNNLAPLFVGCFGLLGLARRPSRRFWQGLPIAMLGAFCLFLASSHGSGSMLGDATAILAAGFYGAYFVVIAKLRQDHSALQIMLWSTIVTAIVLGLYMLVFDGGVGMPAVMGGWLALCGLAFLTHIGGQGMVSVCFKRVDEATGSIILLWQPFMSALLGALVLGEVLNPWHAVGAAFVMVAVAYITVRRRRKAA; encoded by the coding sequence GTGCAGGCAGTCAACGGGCATAATCTGGCGGCTGTTGTTGCGCAAAACAATGATTTTGTCACAAAGGCCACGGCAATGCAGAATTCCGCCTGTTTCAATGGGGCATCGGGATGCCAGAATATCAACGCACAGCGCACAGCAGGCGATTGTAGCACTGCGCACAGCGAAGACTCCCGCGAATTTGTGGCAAAATCATCAGCGTCGCATGCCCCGGTCAGCGCATCAAAAAGCATGATCTGGCCGGTCCTGGGCTTGTTGCTGGCGGCAAGCCTGATGGGGCTTGGTCCGATATTTGTGCGTCTGTCCGGCATATCGGCAGAGGCATCGGCCTTTTGGCGGGCGATGCTGGCCGCCCCGGTATTTCTGGTCGCCAGCCAGGGGCTGGCACTGGCCGGTTATGCCGGGCGCAAAACAGCCCGGAATGATGCCGCACATACCAAAACCGCCACAGATGCCCGCACGACCACGACACGCAAAACGGGTTTGCTGATTTTGGCTGGTGTGCTGTTTGCCGCCGATCTGATGTTTGCCCACCTGGCAATCGGCATGACAACGGTTGCCAATGCGATTTTGCTAAATAATCTGGCACCGCTTTTTGTGGGGTGCTTTGGCCTGCTGGGGTTGGCGCGGCGGCCCAGTCGCCGGTTCTGGCAGGGTTTGCCGATTGCGATGCTGGGTGCATTTTGCCTGTTTCTGGCAAGTTCACATGGCAGCGGGTCGATGCTGGGCGACGCAACGGCGATTTTGGCGGCTGGATTTTACGGGGCCTATTTCGTCGTAATCGCCAAGCTGCGCCAGGATCATTCCGCCCTGCAGATCATGCTATGGAGCACGATTGTCACCGCGATTGTGCTTGGGCTTTATATGCTGGTTTTTGATGGTGGCGTCGGTATGCCCGCGGTCATGGGCGGGTGGCTGGCCCTGTGCGGGTTGGCGTTTTTAACCCATATTGGCGGGCAGGGCATGGTTTCGGTCTGTTTCAAGCGGGTTGATGAAGCGACCGGGTCCATCATTTTGCTATGGCAGCCCTTTATGTCGGCCCTGTTGGGGGCATTGGTACTGGGCGAGGTTTTAAACCCCTGGCACGCCGTCGGGGCGGCCTTTGTGATGGTGGCCGTGGCCTATATCACGGTGCGTCGGCGGCGAAAGGCGGCGTAA
- a CDS encoding DUF2269 family protein, giving the protein MDFAFIKFIHLLGVILFLGNITVSAVWKNLADKTRNPAIIAFSCRLIKITDLIFTAGGVALIAIGGIGMYHIARIDLAARFNLQSGIFLFILAAVIWLLGLIPLQRRMAKIARNACDHNQTDLPETYYRAARLWNFLGMLAVIFPFITLWLMLNP; this is encoded by the coding sequence ATGGATTTTGCCTTTATCAAATTTATCCATCTTCTGGGCGTGATCCTGTTTCTGGGGAACATCACGGTCAGTGCGGTATGGAAAAACCTGGCCGACAAAACCCGTAACCCTGCCATCATTGCCTTTTCGTGCCGCCTGATCAAAATCACCGACCTGATCTTTACCGCAGGCGGCGTTGCCCTGATCGCGATTGGTGGCATTGGCATGTATCACATTGCGCGCATTGACCTTGCCGCCCGCTTTAACCTGCAAAGCGGCATTTTCCTGTTCATTCTGGCTGCGGTGATCTGGCTTTTGGGGCTTATCCCGCTGCAACGGCGCATGGCAAAAATTGCGCGCAATGCATGCGACCATAACCAGACCGACCTGCCTGAAACCTATTACCGAGCCGCCCGGTTATGGAATTTCCTGGGGATGCTGGCGGTGATTTTCCCCTTTATCACCCTGTGGCTGATGCTTAATCCCTGA
- a CDS encoding LysR family transcriptional regulator, with protein sequence MALLNVDIDWLRTFLKVLETQSFTRTAEILLRTQPAISQQIKRLEETVGTPLISRHRNQIIPTATGLVVKSYAEGIIGLNDRMIADLLEAAPAILRIGLPDDYAAIFLPEILRSAAQRLPHTEISCHAGYSVDLGKRVAQGELDLAIMTAEPDGESLHVISEPLVWVALPEFEISQRPLPIAVYHDACSVRRSGLAALRQNDIPHRISHSSNANSMLVTAVRGGHAMGVMPACTAHHEGLHIITSPDLPPLPPIDIALKIRDQATPALRELALSAISALNSAGSTHPNQSI encoded by the coding sequence ATGGCGCTGCTTAATGTTGATATTGACTGGCTTAGAACATTTCTGAAGGTGCTGGAAACCCAAAGTTTCACCCGCACTGCCGAAATTCTTCTGCGCACCCAGCCCGCCATCAGCCAGCAGATCAAACGCCTGGAAGAAACCGTTGGCACGCCCCTGATTTCCCGCCACCGCAACCAGATTATCCCTACAGCCACCGGCCTTGTGGTTAAATCCTATGCCGAAGGCATCATCGGGTTGAATGACCGCATGATCGCCGATCTGCTTGAAGCGGCACCGGCGATTTTGCGCATTGGCCTGCCTGATGATTATGCGGCAATCTTTTTGCCCGAAATTTTGCGATCCGCCGCCCAGCGCCTGCCCCATACCGAGATAAGCTGCCATGCCGGATACAGCGTTGATCTGGGTAAACGCGTTGCGCAGGGGGAATTGGACCTTGCCATCATGACGGCCGAACCCGACGGCGAAAGCCTGCATGTGATTTCCGAACCGCTGGTATGGGTTGCCTTGCCTGAATTTGAAATAAGCCAGCGCCCCTTGCCGATTGCCGTTTATCACGATGCCTGTTCCGTGCGGCGCAGCGGCCTTGCCGCCCTGCGCCAAAACGATATTCCCCATCGCATCAGCCACAGCAGCAATGCCAATTCCATGCTGGTCACCGCAGTACGCGGCGGCCATGCCATGGGTGTGATGCCCGCCTGTACCGCGCATCATGAAGGGCTGCATATCATCACCAGCCCCGACCTGCCGCCCCTGCCCCCAATCGACATCGCCCTTAAAATCCGCGATCAGGCCACACCTGCATTGCGCGAACTCGCACTAAGTGCGATTTCGGCACTTAACAGTGCAGGTTCAACACATCCAAACCAATCCATTTGA
- a CDS encoding TetR/AcrR family transcriptional regulator produces MSKYHHGDVRNVLLREAETILRSEGPGGLSLRRLARLTGVSEAAPYRHFDGKDGILAAVAIAALKRFGERLEETAQRNLPHEERIMALSAAYVEFAIENPQHFRLIFGRERPPLDQYPDLRDAADAVFDILQRSVTNLDQRGNMTLADAANAYNRALAAWSRAHGIATLAIDGMISPPTDQPLQDFVFGLLAEDLGIPANLKSKAQ; encoded by the coding sequence ATGTCCAAATATCATCACGGCGATGTGCGCAATGTTTTGCTGCGCGAGGCCGAAACCATTTTGCGATCCGAAGGCCCCGGCGGCCTGTCGCTGCGCCGCCTTGCCCGCCTGACGGGTGTTTCCGAAGCAGCACCCTATCGGCATTTTGACGGTAAGGATGGCATTTTGGCGGCAGTGGCGATTGCGGCCTTAAAACGCTTTGGCGAGCGGCTGGAAGAAACCGCCCAGCGCAACCTGCCCCATGAAGAACGCATCATGGCGCTTAGTGCGGCCTATGTTGAATTTGCCATTGAAAACCCGCAGCATTTCCGCCTGATTTTTGGCCGCGAACGCCCACCGCTGGACCAGTATCCCGACCTGCGCGATGCCGCCGATGCCGTGTTTGATATTTTGCAACGATCGGTCACCAATCTGGACCAGCGCGGCAATATGACGTTGGCCGATGCGGCCAATGCCTATAACCGCGCCCTTGCCGCCTGGAGCCGCGCCCACGGCATTGCCACCCTGGCTATCGATGGCATGATTTCGCCACCAACCGACCAGCCCCTGCAGGATTTTGTTTTTGGCCTGCTGGCCGAAGACCTTGGCATTCCCGCCAATTTAAAATCAAAGGCCCAATAA